A stretch of the Euleptes europaea isolate rEulEur1 chromosome 14, rEulEur1.hap1, whole genome shotgun sequence genome encodes the following:
- the C14H11orf52 gene encoding uncharacterized protein C11orf52 homolog, translating into MEGAQEAFDLKEKNQIRTEQPSFQSDAQTYPLCGTRNSKPSPQHPESKQGFDVAPVYDDVSDFPVYATVSKPKHTKRDDSNVHYADIQVFSKIRERSAAEVKTLQTQNATEYATLNFPRATPKYDSKNGTLV; encoded by the exons ATGGAAGGGGCGCAGGAGGCTTTTGACCTGAAGGAAAAAAATCAGATTCGTACCGAACAGCCTTCCTTTCAGTCAGATGCTCAGACTTACCCCCTTTGTG GTACCAGAAACAGTAAGCCAAGTCCACAGCACCCAGAAAGCAAGCAG GGATTTGATGTCGCTCCAGTTTATGACGATGTGTCCGACTTCCCTGTCTACGCCACCGTGAGCAAGCCCAAGCACACGAAGCGTGACGACAGCAACGTGCACTATGCAGACATCCAGGTcttcagcaaaatccgggagcgCTCAGCTGCGGAGGTGAAGACCCTGCAGACCCAGAATGCCACCGAGTATGCCACCCTCAACTTTCCCCGGGCCACGCCGAAATACGACAGCAAGAATGGGACGCTGGTGTAA